Proteins encoded together in one Bombyx mori chromosome 24, ASM3026992v2 window:
- the UGT41A1 gene encoding UDP-glycosyltransferase UGT41A1 precursor, whose product MRCLGLLFFLVCVVTSARAYHVLCVFPIPSRSHNSLGKGIVDALLEAGHEVTWVTPYPPSELAKGLKIVDVSATVSISKTVDMHEQRNSNTGVSFVKALAENITRVSLATPALQQAIVQGKYDAVITETFFNDAEAGYGAVLQVPWILMSSIAMMPQLEAIVDEVRSVTTIPLLFNNAPTPMGFWDRLKNVFLHSVMVISDWLDRPKTVAFYESLFAPLATARGVALPPFEEALYNVSVLLVNSHPAFAPPLSLPPNVVEIAGYHIDPKTPPLPKDLQSILDSSPQGVVYFSMGSVLKSSKLSEQTRRELLDVFGSIPQTVLWKFEEDLQDLPKNVHIRSWMPQSSILAHPNMKVFITHGGLLSILETLHYGVPILAVPVFGDQPSNANSAVRNGFAKSIEYKPDMAKDMKVALNEMLSDDSYYKRARYLSKIFGDKLVPPAKVISHYVKVAIETNGAYHLRSKSLLYPWYQRWLVDIIAALLLACLAVYVVARRVLCYLYTSVTGGGCNRSVKVKKN is encoded by the exons ATGAGGTGTCTCGGACTGCTTTTCTTCTTGGTGTGCGTGGTGACGTCGGCGCGTGCGTACCACGTGCTCTGCGTGTTCCCGATACCTTCGCGCAGCCACAACTCCCTCGGCAAAGGGATAGTCGACGCGTTGCTTGAGGCTGGTCACGAG GTGACCTGGGTGACTCCGTATCCTCCGAGCGAACTGGCCAAAGGTCTGAAGATAGTCGACGTCAGCGCTACAGTATCTATAAGTAAAA CGGTGGACATGCATGAGCAGAGAAACTCGAATACTGGTGTATCTTTCGTGAAGGCTTTGGCCGAGAACATCACCAGGGTTTCCCTGGCAACGCCGGCTCTACAGCAGGCGATCGTCCAGGGGAAATACGACGCGGTCATCACGGAAACGTTCTTCAACGATGCCGAAGCTGG TTACGGGGCAGTACTTCAAGTGCCCTGGATCTTGATGTCCAGCATCGCAATGATGCCTCAGTTGGAAGCCATCGTCGATGAGGTGCGGTCGGTCACCACCATACCGCTGCTGTTCAACAACGCCCCAACCCCCATGGGTTTCTGGGACAGACTGAAGAATGTCTTTCTCCACAGCGTCATGGTGATATCTGATTG GCTAGACCGCCCCAAGACGGTGGCATTCTACGAGTCCCTATTCGCGCCGCTGGCCACCGCCCGGGGGGTCGCGCTGCCCCCCTTCGAGGAAGCCCTGTACAACGTGTCGGTGCTGCTTGTGAACTCCCACCCGGCCTTCGCTCCGCCCCTGAGCTTGCCCCCGAACGTCGTCGAGATCGCGGGCTACCATATCGACCCAAAAACACCCCCCTTGCCGAAG GACCTGCAGAGCATCCTGGACTCGTCGCCGCAGGGCGTGGTGTACTTCAGCATGGGCTCGGTGCTCAAGTCGTCCAAACTCTCCGAACAAACTAGACGAGAGTTATTGGATGTGTTTGGGTCTATACCGCAGACTGTCCTTTGGAAGTTCGAAGAGGATCTCCAAGATCTACCGAAGAACGTTCACATTAGATCGTGGATGCCTCAGTCCAGTATACTAG CTCATCCGAACATGAAGGTCTTCATCACGCACGGCGGCTTACTCAGCATCCTCGAGACCTTGCATTACGGAGTACCGATCCTCGCTGTGCCGGTGTTCGGGGACCAGCCCTCAAACGCCAATAGCGCTGTCCGTAACGGATTTGCGAAAAGTATAGAGTACAAGCCTGATATGGCTAAGGACATGAAGGTGGCCCTGAATGAAATGCTGAGCGACGACAG ttacTACAAACGTGCGAGATATCTGTCGAAGATCTTCGGCGATAAGTTGGTGCCGCCGGCCAAGGTGATATCGCATTATGTGAAGGTCGCCATCGAAACTAATG GAGCCTACCATCTGCGCTCTAAGAGCCTGCTGTATCCGTGGTACCAGCGTTGGCTCGTGGACATCATAGCGGCACTACTTCTGGCGTGCCTCGCGGTGTACGTAGTGGCCAGGAGGGTCTTGTGTTACCTCTACACCTCCGTGACCGGTGGGGGCTGTAACAGGAGTGTTAAAGTCAAGAAAAACTAA